A single genomic interval of Koleobacter methoxysyntrophicus harbors:
- a CDS encoding DUF1573 domain-containing protein — protein sequence MVSEYLIRHKSIIDVMSKLQESNARINRALAKSITVCGCLQVNAKKQNFPLDSNLSELKNYTQSHLEGALCSNCAEVLENEIGSNLFYIAALCDLLGLNLQEVLKKEHDKIATLGIYNLS from the coding sequence ATGGTTTCTGAATACCTTATAAGGCATAAAAGTATAATTGATGTTATGTCAAAACTCCAGGAATCTAATGCACGGATAAATAGGGCCCTGGCCAAGTCCATCACAGTGTGCGGTTGTCTGCAGGTCAATGCCAAAAAGCAGAACTTTCCGCTTGATTCTAATCTGTCAGAATTAAAGAATTACACCCAGAGCCATCTGGAAGGTGCCCTGTGTTCTAACTGTGCTGAAGTCCTGGAAAATGAAATCGGTTCCAATTTGTTTTATATTGCAGCCCTTTGCGACCTCTTGGGTTTAAATCTTCAGGAAGTCTTGAAAAAAGAGCATGATAAAATAGCTACCCTGGGTATTTATAACCTCTCATGA
- a CDS encoding transposase family protein, translating to MAKIPDPRNPKKIKHQMTVMMFYGIFMFVFQMSSRRETNQEMTTPQLLENLKVLFPELTAMPHQDTLCRLLEKIDVAQIENLYINLLKN from the coding sequence TTGGCAAAAATACCTGATCCGCGTAATCCCAAGAAAATCAAGCATCAAATGACAGTGATGATGTTTTACGGGATCTTCATGTTTGTCTTTCAAATGTCCTCAAGGCGGGAAACCAACCAGGAAATGACCACCCCGCAGTTACTTGAAAACCTTAAAGTCCTTTTTCCGGAATTGACCGCAATGCCGCACCAGGATACCCTGTGCCGCTTGTTGGAAAAGATAGATGTGGCTCAAATCGAAAACCTCTATATTAATCTGCTAAAAAATTGA
- the radA gene encoding DNA repair protein RadA yields MAKIKTRYICQHCGRETNRWMGKCPECGNWNTFKEEITDKKGRPKEYITAVNKPANINEIDLEGEIRFSTGIGELDRVLGGGIVPGSLVLVGGDPGIGKSTLLLQVSAALASGSGKVLYVSGEESLNQIKMRAQRLGLNSKELYLASETNIDAIQAYIESIKPAFVVVDSIQTAYHPDLESAPGSVSQVRECTACLLRLAKGSGIPVFIIGHVTKDGSIAGPRVLEHMVDCVLYFEGERHYIYRILRAVKNRFGSTNEIGIFEMGDSGLKEVKNPSEMLLSGRPVGVSGSVVVSSIEGTRPILIEIQALLSPTTFGMPRRMTTGLDYNRVILLMAVLEKRIGLNLANQDAYLNVAGGIRIDEPAVDLGIAAAIASSFKEIRINPLTVAIGEIGLAGEIRGVSYIESRVKEASKLGFNTCVIPEDNLKGLKNVEGINIVGVKTLRQGLEIILGG; encoded by the coding sequence TTGGCAAAGATTAAAACCCGATACATATGTCAGCATTGCGGCCGTGAAACTAACAGATGGATGGGTAAATGCCCGGAATGCGGAAACTGGAATACCTTTAAGGAAGAAATAACAGATAAAAAGGGAAGGCCAAAGGAGTACATAACGGCTGTTAACAAGCCGGCAAATATTAATGAAATCGACCTGGAAGGGGAAATAAGATTTTCCACGGGGATAGGAGAACTCGATCGGGTTCTGGGCGGCGGTATAGTTCCCGGTTCCCTTGTTCTTGTTGGGGGAGACCCCGGTATCGGTAAATCTACGCTTTTACTGCAGGTATCGGCAGCTTTAGCTTCAGGTTCGGGGAAGGTTCTCTATGTATCCGGGGAAGAATCATTAAACCAGATCAAAATGAGGGCTCAGCGCCTGGGGCTGAATTCAAAAGAGCTGTATCTCGCATCGGAAACCAATATAGATGCAATACAGGCATATATAGAATCCATAAAACCGGCCTTTGTGGTAGTGGATTCTATTCAGACGGCTTATCACCCCGACTTGGAATCGGCCCCGGGGAGCGTCAGCCAGGTAAGGGAATGCACTGCCTGCCTCTTAAGGCTTGCGAAGGGTTCCGGTATTCCTGTATTTATTATAGGCCATGTAACAAAGGACGGTTCGATAGCCGGCCCCCGTGTCCTTGAACACATGGTGGATTGCGTGCTCTATTTTGAAGGGGAGAGGCACTATATATACAGGATTTTAAGGGCTGTTAAGAACCGCTTCGGGTCAACTAATGAAATCGGCATATTTGAAATGGGGGATAGTGGGCTTAAAGAAGTAAAAAACCCTTCGGAGATGCTGTTATCCGGCAGGCCCGTAGGAGTATCGGGGTCTGTGGTAGTCTCCAGCATCGAAGGTACCAGACCTATTTTAATAGAGATTCAGGCCCTTTTAAGCCCTACTACGTTTGGAATGCCCAGGAGGATGACTACCGGGTTGGACTACAACAGGGTTATTCTCCTTATGGCCGTGCTGGAAAAGAGGATAGGCCTTAATCTTGCAAATCAGGATGCATACCTTAATGTGGCAGGGGGTATAAGGATAGATGAACCCGCCGTTGACCTGGGGATAGCTGCAGCCATTGCTTCCAGTTTTAAGGAAATAAGGATTAATCCCCTCACCGTTGCTATAGGTGAAATTGGCCTTGCAGGAGAGATAAGGGGGGTAAGTTACATTGAAAGCAGGGTAAAAGAAGCATCGAAATTGGGTTTTAATACCTGCGTGATTCCGGAGGATAATTTAAAAGGCCTTAAAAATGTCGAAGGTATAAATATAGTAGGGGTAAAGACATTGAGACAGGGATTGGAAATAATATTAGGTGGATAG
- a CDS encoding CtsR family transcriptional regulator, with protein MASLSDIIEDFIKKMFQEIEGEVLEIQRNELASKFRCAPSQINYVLSTRFSLERGYHVESRQGGGGYIRITRLSIDEDDLVRNMLEEIGDSISQSCAVNFVERLMEEKVITPREALIIRAAIDRKNLNLKVPTRDVVRANILKGILSSILYYKSL; from the coding sequence ATGGCTAGTCTATCAGATATCATAGAGGATTTCATTAAAAAGATGTTTCAGGAGATAGAGGGAGAGGTTTTAGAAATCCAGCGGAATGAGCTGGCAAGCAAATTCCGGTGTGCCCCTTCCCAGATAAATTATGTTTTATCAACACGCTTTTCTTTAGAAAGGGGCTATCATGTTGAAAGCAGACAGGGCGGTGGAGGATATATAAGAATTACTAGGTTGAGTATAGATGAAGATGACCTGGTAAGGAACATGTTGGAGGAGATAGGTGATTCCATATCCCAATCCTGTGCTGTAAATTTTGTGGAAAGGCTGATGGAGGAGAAAGTTATAACCCCTAGAGAAGCCCTGATAATCCGGGCGGCTATCGATAGGAAGAACTTGAACCTCAAAGTTCCTACCCGCGATGTTGTGAGGGCCAACATTTTAAAAGGGATTCTGTCCTCAATACTATATTATAAATCTCTGTAG
- the guaB gene encoding IMP dehydrogenase translates to MDRFWKEGLTFDDVLLVPAKSEVLPKDVDISTRLTNKIKLNIPLVSAGMDTVTEARLAIAIAREGGIGIIHKNMPIKQQAMEVDKVKRSEHGVIVDPFYLSPDHHIYDALELMERYHISGVPITVDGKLVGILTNRDLRFETDVTKKIGEVMTKDNLVTAPVGTNLETAKDILRKYKVEKLPIVDEDFNLKGLITIKDIEKAIKYPNSAKDKNGRLLVGAAVGITQDMMKRVEALVNAKVDAVVVDTAHGHSKGVLKGVAAIKEQYPELQVIAGNVATAEGTRELIQAGADAVKVGIGPGSICTTRVIAGIGVPQITAILDCAEEADKWNIPIIADGGIKYSGDITKALAAGASTVMIGSLFAGTEESPGDVEIYKGRSYKVYRGMGSLGAMEEGSKDRYFQEDSKKLVPEGVEGRVPYKGPLSETVFQLIGGLRAGMGYCGAKNLEELKKAKFVKITNAGLRESHPHDVSITKEAPNYTL, encoded by the coding sequence GTGGATAGGTTTTGGAAAGAAGGGCTTACCTTCGACGACGTGCTTTTGGTTCCTGCCAAATCAGAGGTCCTTCCAAAGGATGTGGATATCAGTACCAGACTTACCAACAAAATTAAGCTTAATATCCCGCTTGTAAGTGCCGGGATGGATACGGTAACAGAAGCCCGGCTGGCTATTGCCATTGCTAGAGAAGGCGGTATAGGCATCATTCACAAGAATATGCCTATAAAGCAGCAGGCTATGGAAGTAGATAAGGTAAAAAGGTCGGAACATGGGGTTATAGTAGATCCCTTTTATCTGAGCCCTGACCACCATATCTATGATGCCCTAGAGCTGATGGAACGGTACCACATTTCAGGGGTTCCCATCACCGTTGATGGAAAACTGGTAGGGATATTGACCAATAGGGATTTGAGGTTTGAAACGGATGTAACTAAAAAAATAGGGGAGGTAATGACCAAGGATAATCTTGTAACCGCCCCAGTAGGAACAAATCTGGAGACGGCCAAAGATATACTGCGGAAATATAAGGTAGAAAAATTACCCATAGTTGATGAAGATTTTAACCTGAAAGGCCTCATTACTATTAAGGATATTGAAAAAGCTATCAAATATCCGAATTCAGCCAAAGATAAAAACGGCCGGCTTCTGGTAGGAGCTGCAGTCGGCATTACTCAGGATATGATGAAGAGGGTAGAAGCCCTTGTGAATGCAAAGGTAGACGCTGTTGTGGTGGATACGGCCCACGGACATTCAAAAGGCGTTCTCAAAGGTGTCGCCGCTATAAAGGAACAATATCCAGAGCTTCAGGTAATTGCGGGAAATGTGGCGACGGCTGAAGGAACCAGAGAACTGATCCAGGCAGGGGCCGATGCCGTTAAAGTCGGAATAGGGCCCGGTTCTATCTGTACTACAAGGGTTATTGCAGGCATAGGGGTCCCCCAGATAACGGCAATCTTAGATTGTGCAGAAGAAGCCGACAAATGGAACATCCCTATAATAGCTGATGGTGGTATAAAGTATTCCGGTGATATTACTAAAGCCCTGGCAGCGGGAGCCAGTACCGTAATGATAGGCAGCCTTTTTGCAGGGACGGAAGAAAGCCCGGGTGATGTGGAGATTTACAAGGGAAGGAGCTATAAAGTTTACAGGGGCATGGGTTCTTTAGGTGCTATGGAAGAAGGCAGCAAGGACAGGTACTTCCAGGAAGATTCAAAAAAACTGGTGCCCGAAGGAGTAGAAGGGAGGGTACCCTATAAAGGGCCTCTCTCCGAGACAGTATTCCAGCTTATCGGAGGATTAAGGGCGGGTATGGGCTACTGCGGAGCTAAAAACCTCGAAGAATTAAAAAAAGCGAAGTTTGTAAAAATAACCAACGCAGGTTTGAGGGAAAGCCATCCCCATGACGTTTCCATAACTAAGGAAGCACCGAATTACACTTTATAG
- the cas2 gene encoding CRISPR-associated endonuclease Cas2 encodes MFVILVYDVNQKRVARVLKTARKYLYWVQNSVLEGEISDANFVKLKTEISKKINKNEDSVIFYTFRTTRYSKREIIGIKKGGDENIL; translated from the coding sequence ATGTTTGTCATTTTGGTATATGATGTTAATCAAAAAAGAGTCGCGAGGGTTCTAAAAACTGCAAGAAAATACCTTTATTGGGTACAAAACTCAGTTTTAGAGGGTGAAATATCGGATGCGAATTTCGTGAAACTCAAAACGGAAATAAGTAAAAAGATCAATAAAAACGAAGATTCTGTCATATTTTATACCTTTAGGACAACGAGGTATTCTAAAAGAGAAATAATTGGAATTAAAAAAGGTGGAGATGAGAACATATTATAA
- a CDS encoding protein arginine kinase codes for MSLENFINESASKWMEGNGPESDIVISSRVRLARNLADVPFPHMMNKEQSEKVISEVYDAIQNNRVLAGDFELIRMKDLSKLERKALVEKHLISPALANNEYGAVLLSRDEGVSIMINEEDHLRIQSLFSGQQLEEAWDLCTKLDDVLEERLNYAFNEQIGYLTACPTNVGTGIRVSVMVHLPALVMTNQLNRIFSAIGHVGLTVRGLYGEGTQAIGNIYQISNQITLGQAEEEIIDNLNSVTRQIIEQERTARGLLLKEKKIKLQDKIGRAYGILSNAYILTSEEAMRLLSDVRLGIDLKLIDNINPRILTEMMVILRPAYLQKLAGKELSPAERDVRRAKIVRNRLSVKKTKDSGGVY; via the coding sequence ATGTCACTTGAAAATTTCATAAATGAATCAGCAAGCAAGTGGATGGAAGGCAATGGCCCCGAATCGGATATAGTAATAAGTTCAAGGGTTCGTCTGGCAAGAAATCTGGCTGATGTTCCTTTTCCTCACATGATGAATAAAGAACAGAGCGAGAAGGTTATCAGCGAGGTCTATGATGCAATACAGAATAACAGGGTGCTGGCGGGGGACTTTGAGTTAATAAGGATGAAGGACCTATCAAAGCTTGAAAGGAAAGCCTTAGTGGAAAAACACCTTATAAGCCCTGCCCTTGCCAATAATGAATACGGAGCGGTCCTGCTCAGCAGGGACGAAGGGGTAAGCATAATGATAAATGAAGAGGATCACCTGAGGATCCAGTCCCTTTTTTCAGGCCAGCAACTGGAAGAGGCATGGGACCTCTGCACAAAGCTCGATGATGTCCTCGAAGAGAGGTTAAATTATGCCTTTAATGAGCAAATTGGATATCTTACTGCATGTCCCACAAACGTGGGGACCGGGATCAGGGTTTCCGTTATGGTGCACCTCCCTGCCCTTGTAATGACCAATCAATTAAACAGGATCTTTTCTGCCATCGGTCATGTAGGGTTGACTGTTAGGGGGCTTTACGGGGAAGGGACCCAGGCTATAGGTAATATATATCAGATATCTAACCAGATAACCCTAGGTCAGGCAGAAGAAGAAATTATTGATAATTTAAATAGTGTGACCAGGCAGATAATAGAACAGGAAAGAACAGCAAGGGGTCTTTTGTTGAAGGAGAAGAAGATCAAGCTTCAGGATAAAATTGGCAGGGCATATGGCATCCTCAGCAATGCCTATATATTAACATCAGAAGAAGCCATGCGGCTTTTATCTGATGTGAGGTTGGGAATTGACCTCAAGCTCATCGATAACATAAATCCGAGAATATTAACCGAAATGATGGTCATTCTGAGGCCGGCGTATTTACAGAAACTAGCAGGAAAGGAATTGAGTCCTGCTGAAAGGGATGTCAGACGGGCAAAGATAGTTAGAAATAGGTTGAGTGTAAAGAAAACAAAAGACAGTGGAGGTGTATATTAA
- a CDS encoding ISNCY family transposase, which produces MLRIKNEEFKQLSVFNLLLPKSALELKGELAVVDKILEEEAFLEPFIEKFNSRCGRPRTPVDTYIRMKYLKFRYELGYETLCEEVSDSISWKVFCHIPVCKEVPDHSTLSKLTKRFGEDTLEKLNTLILQKALEKKLIKAKKIRIDTTVVKSNIHHPTDASLLSDGVKVLTRLVKKVKDAGIATKAEFQDRTRSVKKRILNIVKFTKNRANEAKENVKKTVKELVKITRNVLSSASKVSSIAKNEIKEAHDKSKAILIQKLDDAISTVGRVIEQTNEVLKGNTSIPDRIVSILPIKRGKSRADVEFGRKVTLSESEEGLIICSRVEKGNPADKTLAVPIVEKTIDVLNKAPEEVAGDRGFYSSKNEQEIQGLNVKHVAFPKPGKKSENRVKHERQHWFKRLTRWRSGSEATISLLKRKYGFDVCLFHGENIGIWVNLSIFTHNITKIARIMAQTC; this is translated from the coding sequence ATGCTGAGAATAAAAAATGAAGAATTCAAGCAGCTGAGCGTATTCAACCTATTACTTCCAAAATCAGCTTTAGAGCTAAAAGGAGAACTAGCAGTAGTTGATAAAATACTAGAAGAAGAAGCTTTCCTTGAGCCGTTCATAGAGAAATTCAATTCCAGGTGTGGAAGGCCACGCACTCCTGTTGACACATATATACGAATGAAGTATCTCAAATTCAGGTATGAACTTGGATATGAGACCTTATGCGAAGAAGTATCTGACAGCATTTCATGGAAGGTATTTTGTCATATACCCGTTTGTAAAGAAGTACCTGATCATAGCACCCTATCAAAACTAACCAAAAGGTTTGGAGAAGACACATTAGAGAAATTAAACACCCTTATACTTCAAAAAGCCCTGGAGAAAAAACTAATAAAAGCTAAGAAAATCAGGATAGATACAACAGTAGTAAAATCCAACATACATCATCCTACTGATGCCAGTCTCCTTTCAGATGGAGTCAAAGTATTGACAAGACTAGTCAAAAAGGTGAAGGATGCAGGAATTGCAACTAAAGCAGAGTTTCAAGACAGAACAAGGTCAGTCAAAAAAAGGATACTGAACATAGTCAAATTCACCAAGAACAGGGCCAATGAAGCCAAAGAAAATGTCAAAAAGACAGTAAAAGAGCTAGTAAAAATAACCAGGAACGTATTAAGCTCAGCCAGCAAGGTTTCTAGCATAGCAAAGAATGAAATAAAAGAGGCACACGACAAATCAAAAGCTATTCTTATACAAAAACTCGATGATGCAATTTCCACAGTAGGCAGAGTCATAGAACAAACCAATGAAGTATTAAAAGGCAACACCTCCATCCCCGACAGGATAGTCAGCATTTTGCCTATAAAAAGAGGCAAGTCAAGGGCTGATGTAGAGTTTGGTAGAAAAGTAACATTGTCAGAGTCAGAAGAAGGCCTTATAATTTGCAGCCGGGTCGAAAAAGGGAACCCTGCTGATAAAACCCTAGCCGTACCTATAGTAGAGAAGACTATAGATGTTTTAAATAAAGCCCCCGAAGAAGTTGCTGGAGATAGAGGTTTTTACTCCAGCAAAAATGAACAGGAAATACAAGGTCTTAATGTAAAACATGTGGCTTTTCCTAAACCAGGCAAGAAAAGTGAAAATAGAGTAAAACATGAGCGCCAGCATTGGTTTAAAAGGTTAACACGATGGCGTTCTGGCAGTGAAGCCACTATTAGCCTGTTGAAAAGGAAATATGGTTTTGATGTATGCCTCTTCCATGGTGAGAATATAGGCATATGGGTCAATCTGTCCATTTTTACCCATAATATCACCAAGATTGCCAGAATTATGGCACAAACCTGCTGA
- a CDS encoding ATP-dependent Clp protease ATP-binding subunit encodes MLMFGKFTERAQRVILLAQEEAKKLNHNLIGTEHLLLGLIAEGEGIAAKVLQSLGTDLNTVRKEIEKLLGKGDPTPKNFIGYTPRAKKVLELAYDEARRLGHNYIGTEHILLGLIREGEGVASQVLMNLGIDLERARNEVIKMLGGDAKMPGKSRKQTKTPNLDQFGRDLTELAAEGKLDPVIGREKEIERVIQVLSRRTKNNPCLIGEPGVGKTAIAEGLAQRIVEGDVPEILKDKRVVTLDLASVVAGTKFRGEFEERLKRVMNEIKEAGNIILFIDEMHTIIGAGAAEGAIDASNILKPALARGELQTIGATTLDEYRKHVEKDPALERRFQPIVVDEPTVEDTIAILKGLRDKYEAHHRVKITDEAIRAAAVLSNRYITDRFLPDKAIDLIDEAASRVRLKALTAPPELKELEDQLEEIQKEKDAAVKSQEFEKAARLRDKEGEIKEKLEHLKQKWQQDKKLDRLNVNEEEIAKIVSSWTGIPVSKLTEEETERLLKMEDILHRRVIGQEEAVKAVARAIRRARAGLKDPKRPIGSFIFLGPTGVGKTELARALAEALFGDEEAMARIDMSEYMERYTVSRLVGAPPGYVGFEEGGQLTEKVRRRPYSVILLDEIEKAHPDVFNILLQILEDGRLTDAKGRTVDFRNTVLIMTSNVGAHLIQKEKTLGFVPHRREEESYNKMKESIMEELKKTFRPEFLNRIDEVIVFHALNEEHIKKIVELMLNELNERLKDYEIQIEVTESAKEILTKEGFDPLYGARPLRRAIQRLVEDQLSEKMLQGEISRGNTVIIDGADGKLTFTKKEKTANV; translated from the coding sequence ATATTAATGTTTGGCAAATTTACTGAAAGGGCGCAGCGGGTTATATTACTGGCCCAGGAAGAGGCAAAGAAACTGAACCATAACCTTATAGGAACGGAACACCTTCTCCTCGGGCTTATAGCAGAAGGGGAAGGGATTGCCGCAAAGGTTCTGCAAAGTCTGGGAACAGACCTCAACACGGTAAGAAAAGAGATCGAGAAGCTTTTAGGTAAAGGCGACCCGACTCCAAAGAACTTTATCGGTTATACACCCCGAGCAAAAAAGGTTCTGGAGCTGGCATATGATGAAGCAAGGCGGTTGGGCCACAACTATATCGGAACGGAGCACATACTTCTGGGTTTGATAAGGGAAGGCGAGGGAGTTGCCTCTCAGGTTTTGATGAATCTTGGGATCGATCTGGAGAGGGCCCGGAATGAAGTCATAAAGATGCTGGGCGGAGATGCAAAAATGCCCGGCAAGAGCAGAAAACAGACAAAAACCCCGAATCTGGATCAATTCGGCAGGGACCTGACGGAACTGGCAGCAGAAGGGAAGCTGGATCCTGTAATAGGCAGAGAAAAAGAGATAGAGAGGGTAATCCAGGTATTATCAAGGAGGACAAAAAATAATCCGTGCCTTATAGGGGAACCGGGCGTAGGAAAAACCGCAATTGCAGAAGGTCTTGCCCAGAGGATAGTAGAAGGGGATGTTCCGGAAATCCTTAAAGATAAGCGGGTTGTAACACTGGACCTTGCATCTGTTGTAGCGGGAACGAAGTTCAGAGGTGAATTTGAAGAAAGGCTAAAAAGGGTAATGAATGAAATAAAAGAAGCCGGCAATATCATCCTCTTTATAGATGAAATGCATACGATTATAGGAGCCGGTGCGGCAGAAGGAGCCATAGATGCATCCAATATATTAAAACCGGCACTTGCCAGAGGAGAACTTCAGACTATCGGGGCAACAACGCTGGATGAGTACAGGAAGCATGTAGAAAAGGACCCTGCTCTGGAAAGGCGTTTCCAGCCAATCGTCGTAGATGAACCCACTGTAGAGGATACAATAGCTATCTTGAAAGGGTTAAGGGATAAATATGAAGCCCATCACAGGGTCAAGATAACCGATGAGGCTATCAGGGCGGCTGCAGTACTATCGAACCGCTATATAACTGACAGATTCCTTCCTGATAAGGCCATAGACTTAATTGATGAAGCTGCATCAAGGGTAAGGCTGAAGGCCCTTACCGCCCCCCCTGAACTGAAGGAGCTGGAAGACCAGCTGGAAGAAATCCAGAAGGAAAAGGACGCCGCTGTAAAAAGCCAGGAGTTTGAAAAGGCAGCCCGTTTGAGGGATAAGGAAGGCGAGATTAAAGAGAAGCTTGAACATCTAAAACAAAAATGGCAGCAGGACAAGAAACTGGATAGACTGAATGTGAATGAAGAAGAAATAGCTAAAATAGTTTCCAGCTGGACGGGAATCCCCGTAAGCAAATTGACGGAAGAAGAAACAGAACGGCTTCTGAAAATGGAGGATATCCTCCATAGGAGGGTAATCGGTCAGGAAGAAGCGGTTAAGGCCGTAGCCCGGGCCATTAGAAGGGCTCGAGCGGGGCTGAAAGACCCAAAAAGACCTATTGGTTCCTTCATATTCCTTGGGCCTACGGGCGTCGGTAAAACGGAGTTGGCCAGGGCACTTGCAGAAGCCCTATTCGGTGATGAGGAAGCAATGGCCAGAATAGATATGTCGGAATATATGGAGAGGTATACGGTATCCCGTCTAGTAGGGGCACCTCCCGGATATGTGGGATTTGAAGAAGGGGGCCAGCTGACGGAAAAGGTAAGGAGAAGGCCTTATTCCGTAATCCTCCTGGATGAGATCGAGAAAGCCCATCCCGATGTATTTAATATACTGCTGCAGATTCTGGAGGATGGACGGCTTACAGATGCCAAGGGAAGAACCGTTGATTTCAGGAATACCGTTTTAATAATGACATCTAATGTAGGCGCCCATCTCATACAAAAGGAAAAAACCCTTGGTTTCGTTCCCCATAGGAGGGAAGAAGAATCTTACAATAAGATGAAAGAAAGTATAATGGAGGAGCTGAAAAAGACCTTCCGCCCTGAATTCTTAAACAGGATAGATGAAGTAATAGTATTCCATGCACTGAATGAAGAACACATCAAGAAAATTGTGGAATTAATGCTGAATGAACTGAATGAGCGGCTGAAAGACTATGAAATTCAAATCGAAGTTACCGAAAGCGCCAAGGAAATCCTTACAAAAGAGGGATTTGATCCCCTTTATGGGGCCAGACCCTTAAGAAGGGCTATTCAACGGCTGGTAGAGGACCAGCTTTCGGAAAAGATGCTGCAGGGTGAAATATCCAGGGGCAATACCGTCATCATAGATGGAGCTGATGGAAAACTCACCTTTACTAAAAAAGAAAAAACCGCAAATGTATAA
- a CDS encoding DUF4338 domain-containing protein yields the protein MRHNENGTVLLYGRMFTDEELQDIIEMVRLFPNLSRHELAQTICECLSWKAPNGRYKIDACRKLLNRLEKEKAIVLPEKRKIKPRAREQIVPGQKTEPEPEIRGTVSEYNIELESVRSKEGIHLWNEYVERYHMLGYKRPFGAHQRYFIWSSSPEKRRLGCILFSAAAWALAKRDAWIGWNKEERSQRLHLIVNNSRFLIFPWVKVKNLASKVLSLAARQVPVDWRERYGFEPVLLETFVDVELYQGTCYQAANWVCLGQTTGRGRMDRFNQHLSSPKWIYMYPLRHDFRAILCGESSHPAYDRRKAESVRPTFTGAFKEIGKNT from the coding sequence ATGAGACATAACGAAAATGGGACCGTGTTGTTATACGGGCGCATGTTTACGGATGAAGAACTACAAGATATCATCGAGATGGTGCGGTTATTTCCGAATTTGAGCCGCCACGAGCTGGCACAGACGATCTGTGAATGTTTATCATGGAAAGCACCCAATGGTCGCTATAAAATAGATGCCTGCAGAAAGCTGCTGAACAGACTGGAGAAAGAAAAAGCCATTGTGCTTCCTGAAAAAAGAAAAATAAAACCTCGTGCACGCGAACAAATTGTTCCCGGGCAGAAAACCGAGCCCGAGCCGGAGATAAGGGGAACAGTATCCGAATATAACATTGAATTGGAGAGCGTACGTAGCAAAGAGGGAATTCACTTGTGGAACGAGTATGTAGAGCGTTACCACATGCTTGGGTATAAGCGTCCGTTTGGTGCTCACCAGCGGTATTTTATTTGGTCCAGTTCGCCGGAAAAGAGGCGGTTGGGCTGCATACTGTTTTCTGCGGCGGCATGGGCTTTGGCCAAACGGGATGCCTGGATTGGTTGGAATAAGGAAGAGCGCAGCCAGCGGCTGCATCTCATTGTGAATAACAGCCGGTTTTTGATTTTTCCTTGGGTCAAGGTAAAAAATCTGGCCAGCAAAGTATTGTCTTTAGCTGCGCGGCAGGTTCCTGTAGATTGGCGGGAGCGATACGGGTTTGAGCCGGTGCTGTTGGAGACGTTTGTGGATGTAGAGCTGTATCAGGGGACATGTTATCAGGCGGCTAATTGGGTGTGTTTGGGACAGACGACGGGCAGGGGGAGGATGGATCGGTTCAATCAGCATCTTTCCTCACCCAAGTGGATTTACATGTATCCTCTGCGTCACGATTTTCGGGCAATCCTGTGTGGAGAAAGCAGTCATCCAGCATATGACCGAAGAAAAGCTGAAAGTGTACGGCCAACTTTTACCGGGGCTTTTAAAGAAATTGGCAAAAATACCTGA
- a CDS encoding UvrB/UvrC motif-containing protein — MLCEECGKRPASVHITKVVNGEKTERHLCEECARELEDFSFSFQPNFTIHNLLAGLLDSAKESPIGVNISQKIQCPFCGMTFNQFSQYGRFGCSQCYGSFHGRIEPILRRIHGSHVHTGKVPRRTGGKIRLKKEIDKLKRQLEQAVKKEEFEKAAELRDKIRELENQIGRE, encoded by the coding sequence ATGCTTTGTGAAGAGTGCGGAAAAAGGCCGGCATCTGTTCATATAACCAAGGTAGTTAACGGTGAAAAAACGGAAAGACACCTGTGTGAAGAATGTGCAAGAGAACTGGAGGATTTCAGCTTCAGTTTTCAGCCGAATTTTACTATCCATAATCTTTTGGCTGGTTTACTTGATAGTGCAAAGGAAAGTCCTATAGGTGTTAACATTTCTCAAAAAATCCAGTGCCCTTTTTGCGGTATGACTTTTAACCAGTTCAGCCAATACGGCCGGTTCGGGTGCAGTCAGTGTTATGGTTCCTTCCATGGCAGGATTGAACCGATACTGAGAAGAATTCACGGCAGTCATGTCCATACCGGAAAAGTCCCACGAAGAACAGGTGGAAAAATAAGATTGAAGAAGGAAATAGACAAGTTAAAGAGGCAGCTGGAACAGGCGGTAAAGAAAGAGGAATTCGAAAAAGCTGCAGAACTGCGGGATAAAATACGGGAGCTGGAAAATCAGATTGGAAGAGAATAG